One stretch of Flavobacterium sp. 9 DNA includes these proteins:
- a CDS encoding AraC family transcriptional regulator codes for MIKDLINIELNDLPIKGLDIHVIKRYVVKTRPDESFIVNNFSILLIKSGRFKIQLKDIISDLAPHDLMVIPKNSFCTLLEVHGKLKLFLISFNSDFAFENCLKKELLDSCYFFISKSSLSIALDRKDFQLLSLIYKLIYFINKDAKRNGVEQELQRVSFNLFLYELKVIYAKYTSSSIMNFNRMESLTIQFLTILTIHCKKQHSVKFYAGSLFVTADYLNKMVKKVTGKTVKSLIADAIINEAKNQLNDNIHSIASIAEDFEFTTTSGFTSFFKRHTSMSPSEYRSKFIDNTSR; via the coding sequence ATGATCAAGGATTTAATAAATATTGAATTAAATGATCTTCCCATTAAGGGACTGGATATTCATGTGATTAAAAGGTATGTTGTTAAGACCAGACCTGACGAGTCTTTTATCGTTAATAATTTTTCTATTTTACTAATTAAATCCGGACGGTTTAAAATTCAGCTAAAAGATATTATCAGCGATTTGGCTCCCCATGATCTAATGGTAATTCCAAAGAATTCATTTTGCACACTTTTAGAAGTTCATGGAAAACTGAAGTTATTTTTGATTTCTTTCAATTCTGATTTTGCATTTGAAAACTGTTTAAAAAAGGAGCTTTTGGATTCCTGTTATTTTTTTATTTCAAAGTCTTCTCTTTCAATTGCTCTTGATAGAAAAGATTTTCAGCTGCTATCGCTAATCTATAAATTAATCTATTTTATAAATAAAGACGCAAAACGAAATGGAGTTGAACAGGAACTGCAGCGTGTAAGTTTTAATCTCTTTTTATACGAGCTAAAAGTTATTTATGCTAAATATACTTCCAGCAGCATAATGAACTTCAATAGAATGGAGAGCCTCACCATTCAGTTTTTGACGATACTGACCATACACTGTAAAAAGCAGCATAGTGTAAAATTTTATGCCGGCTCTCTCTTTGTGACAGCGGACTATTTGAATAAAATGGTAAAAAAAGTTACAGGAAAGACTGTAAAAAGCCTGATTGCCGATGCGATTATTAACGAAGCTAAAAACCAATTGAATGATAATATTCATTCAATTGCCAGCATAGCTGAAGATTTTGAGTTCACTACCACATCGGGTTTTACTTCATTTTTTAAAAGACATACTTCAATGTCACCTTCGGAATATCGTTCGAAATTTATCGACAATACAAGCCGCTAG
- a CDS encoding DUF4134 domain-containing protein, which yields MLFYECSAFAQDGVAGINEANQKVRSYFDAGTELMYAVGALLGLIGAVKVYQKWNAGDPDTGKVAAAWFGSCVFLVVVATVIKSFFGV from the coding sequence ATGTTGTTCTACGAGTGCAGTGCTTTTGCACAAGATGGAGTCGCCGGAATTAATGAAGCGAATCAAAAGGTGAGAAGTTATTTCGATGCCGGTACGGAATTGATGTATGCCGTCGGAGCATTATTGGGTTTGATCGGGGCAGTTAAGGTATATCAGAAATGGAATGCAGGGGATCCTGATACTGGAAAAGTTGCCGCAGCATGGTTTGGAAGCTGTGTCTTTTTAGTGGTTGTAGCAACTGTTATTAAATCATTCTTTGGAGTATAG
- a CDS encoding DUF4133 domain-containing protein → MNNSVYQINKGINQSIEFKGLKAQYIWYLGGGVIVLMILFAILYIIGLPSIFCVVLIGATGGILIYKIYKMSNKYGEYGLMKTLARKQIPKKIKVNSRRIFTIR, encoded by the coding sequence ATGAATAATAGCGTTTATCAAATAAATAAAGGTATCAATCAAAGTATCGAATTCAAAGGCCTCAAAGCGCAGTACATATGGTATCTGGGAGGAGGTGTAATTGTGCTAATGATTCTTTTTGCAATACTTTATATCATTGGATTGCCATCGATCTTTTGTGTTGTGCTAATTGGCGCCACAGGCGGAATACTTATTTATAAAATTTATAAGATGAGTAATAAATATGGTGAGTATGGACTAATGAAAACTTTAGCCAGAAAGCAGATTCCTAAAAAAATTAAAGTCAACAGCAGAAGAATTTTTACTATAAGATAG
- a CDS encoding TraG family conjugative transposon ATPase has protein sequence MEKKMEDILPIMAVEHDCILSKQGDVTIVFKAELPEIFSLSDQEYEAFHQSWIKAVKVLPKFSVFHKQDWFLESSYKPSFASNDSSFLTRSSERFFNGRPFLDHSCYIMLTKKPAGRKNSSSLFSTLIRSSLAPEENLKPQLLQDFIDSAGQFKRIMEDSGFVKLTRLKNDELRSQSRSKGLVEQYCFLSEKKDSYIYQDINFDKGLQVGDKHCQLFTLGDAADLPALCGSRINFDRYSTDKTKFSIGFASTLGQLLSCNHIYNQYIFIDDAQKTIQKLESKRLRLQSLSAYSRENLIARDATNDFLNEAIGQRRLPVKAHFNVLAWSSEAEELKDIKNKVSSALAQMDVAAKQETVGAPQIYWAGMPGNEADFPMNDTFDTFTEQAVCFLNMETGYKSSLSPVGIRLGDRITGKPVHVDISDEPVRMGICTNRNKFILGPSGSGKSFFTNHMVRSYYEQGTHVVLVDVGHSYKGLCDMVGGYYFTYDEKNPIRFNPFYIGEGDSLDTEKKESIKTLLLALWKKDDETFNRSEYVALSNSLQLYYEKLEGNSEIFPCFNSFYEFLKDDFIPILEGDKVKEKDFDVNNFLYVLRPYYNGGEFDYLLNATENLELLQERFIVFELDNIKDHPILFPVVTIIIMEVFISKMRKLKGVRKMILIEEAWKAIAKEGMAEYIKYLFKTVRKFFGEAIVVTQEVEDIISSPVVKQAIINNSDCIILLDQSKYQNKFNQIQELLGLTEKEKALVLSVNKANDPDKKYKEVFISLAGIVSRVFRTEVSLEEYLAYTTEESEKVKVNAYTKKFDGNIKKAIAALALEMKGGN, from the coding sequence ATGGAGAAGAAGATGGAAGATATATTGCCAATTATGGCAGTGGAGCACGATTGTATTTTATCAAAGCAAGGAGATGTAACAATAGTTTTTAAAGCGGAATTACCAGAGATTTTTTCTTTGTCTGACCAGGAGTATGAAGCTTTTCATCAGTCCTGGATTAAGGCAGTGAAAGTTCTACCGAAATTTTCTGTTTTTCACAAACAGGATTGGTTTTTAGAAAGCAGCTATAAACCGAGTTTTGCTAGCAATGACAGCAGTTTTTTGACCAGAAGCAGTGAACGTTTCTTTAATGGCCGGCCTTTTTTGGATCATTCCTGTTATATTATGCTAACTAAAAAACCTGCAGGCAGAAAGAATTCCAGTTCCTTGTTTTCGACATTGATTAGAAGTTCACTGGCACCTGAGGAAAATTTAAAACCTCAATTGCTTCAGGATTTTATCGATAGTGCCGGACAGTTTAAAAGGATTATGGAGGATAGTGGATTTGTCAAGCTAACACGATTAAAAAATGATGAATTAAGGAGTCAAAGCAGGAGTAAAGGCCTTGTAGAGCAATACTGTTTTCTATCTGAAAAGAAGGATTCTTATATATACCAGGACATCAATTTTGACAAAGGACTGCAGGTAGGTGATAAACATTGTCAATTATTTACCTTGGGTGATGCTGCAGATCTGCCGGCTTTGTGCGGTTCCAGAATTAACTTTGATAGGTATTCAACCGACAAAACCAAGTTCAGTATTGGATTTGCCTCAACTCTTGGTCAGCTTTTATCCTGCAATCATATTTATAATCAGTATATTTTTATTGATGATGCTCAAAAAACAATACAGAAACTAGAAAGTAAAAGGCTTCGGCTTCAATCTTTATCAGCTTATAGTAGAGAGAATTTAATTGCACGTGATGCAACAAATGACTTTTTAAATGAGGCTATAGGACAGCGGCGACTTCCTGTAAAAGCTCACTTTAATGTACTGGCATGGTCATCAGAAGCGGAGGAACTAAAGGATATTAAAAACAAAGTATCCTCTGCACTGGCGCAAATGGATGTGGCTGCAAAACAGGAAACGGTAGGGGCTCCACAGATTTATTGGGCTGGCATGCCTGGCAATGAAGCTGATTTTCCCATGAATGACACCTTTGATACGTTCACAGAACAGGCGGTTTGCTTTTTAAATATGGAGACGGGTTATAAATCATCCTTAAGCCCTGTGGGTATTCGCCTGGGCGATCGCATTACCGGAAAGCCTGTTCATGTGGATATTAGCGATGAGCCGGTTAGGATGGGAATCTGTACTAATCGCAATAAATTCATACTAGGGCCTTCGGGCAGTGGTAAATCCTTTTTCACCAATCATATGGTCAGGAGTTATTATGAGCAGGGAACGCATGTTGTACTAGTAGATGTGGGTCACAGTTATAAAGGATTGTGTGATATGGTTGGAGGTTATTATTTTACTTACGATGAGAAGAATCCCATCCGTTTTAACCCTTTTTACATTGGAGAAGGAGATAGTCTGGATACTGAAAAGAAGGAAAGTATTAAAACGCTTTTACTTGCTTTATGGAAAAAGGATGATGAAACTTTCAATCGCAGCGAATATGTGGCCTTATCCAATTCTCTGCAGCTGTATTACGAAAAACTAGAAGGCAACTCCGAGATATTTCCGTGTTTCAACAGCTTTTATGAGTTCTTAAAGGATGATTTTATTCCAATTTTGGAGGGTGATAAAGTAAAGGAAAAAGATTTTGATGTCAATAATTTTCTCTATGTATTGCGTCCATATTATAATGGGGGAGAATTTGATTATCTACTTAATGCCACTGAAAATCTGGAGCTCCTGCAGGAACGTTTTATCGTTTTTGAATTGGACAATATCAAAGATCATCCCATACTTTTTCCGGTTGTTACCATCATCATTATGGAAGTTTTTATCAGTAAAATGAGAAAACTTAAAGGGGTGCGTAAAATGATTTTAATTGAGGAAGCATGGAAAGCTATTGCCAAAGAAGGAATGGCCGAATATATTAAGTACTTGTTTAAGACTGTTAGAAAGTTTTTTGGAGAAGCAATCGTGGTTACACAGGAAGTTGAGGACATAATTTCGTCACCTGTTGTTAAACAGGCTATTATCAATAACAGTGACTGCATAATACTGCTGGATCAAAGCAAATATCAAAACAAGTTTAATCAGATTCAGGAATTACTGGGTCTAACCGAAAAGGAAAAGGCATTGGTGTTGTCGGTGAACAAGGCAAACGACCCCGATAAAAAGTACAAAGAGGTCTTTATTTCATTGGCTGGGATTGTATCAAGGGTATTTAGGACTGAGGTTTCTTTAGAGGAATATTTGGCCTATACCACTGAAGAGAGTGAAAAGGTAAAAGTGAATGCGTATACTAAAAAATTTGATGGCAACATTAAAAAAGCAATAGCTGCATTGGCTTTGGAGATGAAAGGCGGAAATTAA
- a CDS encoding conjugal transfer protein TraI: protein MKTKIMACLLWLLLLGTPAQAASSVAAIPILELVKVVTKKVIKAIDLRIQRLQNKTIWLQNAQKRIENILSKLKLDEISEWTHKQRDLYKEYYEELMKAKSYITYYHRIKDMAQKQARLVQEYERCWNLFKQDDHFKVSELEYMQDVYSGILEESVKNIDQLFLVLDSFATQMSDMKRLEIINTAADKIDENYDDLTLFNKQNILMSLQRAKTQADVNKVKQFYGIP from the coding sequence ATGAAAACAAAAATTATGGCTTGTTTGCTGTGGTTGCTATTATTAGGAACTCCAGCACAAGCAGCTAGTAGTGTAGCAGCTATACCGATTCTGGAATTAGTAAAGGTGGTAACTAAAAAAGTGATAAAAGCTATAGATCTGCGGATTCAGCGCTTACAGAACAAAACGATTTGGCTTCAGAATGCTCAAAAGAGAATTGAAAATATTTTATCAAAATTAAAACTAGATGAGATATCGGAGTGGACGCATAAGCAGCGTGATCTCTACAAGGAGTATTATGAGGAACTCATGAAGGCGAAGTCATATATAACATACTATCATCGAATCAAGGACATGGCACAAAAACAGGCTCGATTGGTGCAGGAATATGAGCGCTGCTGGAACCTTTTTAAACAGGATGATCATTTTAAAGTATCTGAATTGGAGTATATGCAAGATGTTTATTCGGGAATTTTAGAGGAAAGTGTAAAAAATATTGATCAATTATTTTTAGTACTCGATTCTTTTGCAACGCAGATGAGTGATATGAAGAGACTGGAAATTATTAATACTGCAGCAGATAAAATTGATGAGAATTATGATGATTTAACTCTCTTTAATAAGCAAAACATCTTAATGAGCCTACAGAGAGCGAAAACTCAAGCTGATGTAAATAAGGTTAAACAATTTTACGGAATTCCGTAA
- the traJ gene encoding conjugative transposon protein TraJ, whose translation MLAQSIGYEMNSLHGILDKLYDEMMPLCSGLMSVGQGIAGFGAIWYIASRVWRHIANAEPIDFYPLFRPFVIGFCIMIFPSVLYLINGVMKPTVTATASMVEGSNKAIALLLQKKEEAIKTTDAWQMYVGESGTGNQDRWYKYTHDNADPADEGMIAGVGTAIKFAMAKQSYNFRNSIKEFMSEVLRVLFEAASLCIDTLRTFQLVVLSILGPLVFGIAVFDGFQHTLTVWLARYINIFLWLPVANIFGSIIGKIQEKMLELDLSQISDSGDTFFSTTDIAYLIFMIIGIVGYFTVPSVANYIVHAGGGGALGQKVTSLFGGSTSSVIRSSSQGAGMVLDAMGAADSRMTKNMAATAGSSPYFVDKGNYMSDKLKGNSK comes from the coding sequence ATGCTCGCACAAAGCATAGGTTATGAGATGAATAGTCTTCATGGTATATTAGATAAACTGTATGACGAAATGATGCCTCTGTGCAGTGGTCTTATGTCGGTGGGTCAGGGAATTGCAGGATTTGGGGCAATTTGGTATATCGCATCCAGGGTTTGGAGACATATTGCCAACGCGGAACCAATTGATTTTTATCCTCTTTTCAGGCCTTTTGTTATCGGCTTTTGTATCATGATATTTCCTTCCGTGCTTTATTTGATAAATGGAGTAATGAAACCTACTGTTACTGCCACTGCATCAATGGTAGAAGGCTCAAATAAGGCCATCGCTCTTTTGCTGCAAAAGAAAGAGGAGGCTATAAAGACGACAGATGCATGGCAGATGTATGTTGGAGAGTCAGGAACCGGAAATCAGGACAGATGGTATAAATATACACATGATAATGCAGATCCGGCAGATGAAGGAATGATTGCGGGTGTTGGTACTGCTATTAAATTCGCGATGGCAAAGCAGTCCTATAACTTCAGAAACTCAATAAAGGAGTTTATGAGCGAAGTCTTACGGGTTCTTTTTGAGGCAGCTTCACTGTGTATTGATACTTTGCGAACTTTTCAGCTGGTGGTACTTTCTATTTTAGGTCCACTTGTATTTGGGATTGCTGTATTTGATGGTTTCCAGCATACTCTTACCGTGTGGCTGGCTAGGTATATAAACATATTCTTGTGGCTTCCGGTGGCTAACATATTTGGAAGTATTATTGGGAAAATTCAGGAAAAGATGCTTGAGCTGGATCTTTCTCAGATTTCAGATTCCGGGGATACATTTTTCAGTACTACAGATATCGCCTATTTAATTTTTATGATAATAGGTATCGTGGGGTATTTTACAGTCCCATCTGTTGCAAATTACATAGTTCACGCCGGTGGAGGAGGAGCGCTAGGTCAGAAAGTAACAAGTTTATTTGGTGGCTCAACAAGCTCTGTAATTAGAAGTTCGTCACAGGGTGCAGGAATGGTTTTAGATGCAATGGGTGCTGCTGATAGCAGAATGACAAAAAACATGGCTGCTACTGCAGGCAGCAGTCCCTATTTTGTGGATAAAGGAAATTATATGAGCGATAAGCTTAAAGGAAATTCAAAGTAA
- the traK gene encoding conjugative transposon protein TraK, translated as MFTKMRNIESAFQYVRRFTMLVIVGCIIICCYTLYKSFESIGMMQDRVYILANGKALEAYSSDRKDNVIVEARDHVKTFHKLFFTLDPDDKVIKLNVTKALYLADESAKRTYDDLKENGFYASIISGNVSQTITVDSVAINIDAYPYQFKCYGKQNIIRTTSIVNRTLITEGILRNVSRSDNNPHGFLIERLTTLENRDLSVENRK; from the coding sequence ATGTTTACTAAAATGAGAAATATTGAATCTGCATTTCAGTATGTAAGAAGGTTTACAATGCTGGTTATTGTAGGATGTATAATAATTTGCTGTTATACCCTTTATAAAAGTTTTGAATCAATTGGCATGATGCAGGATCGGGTATATATTTTAGCCAATGGCAAAGCATTGGAAGCATATTCTTCAGATCGGAAGGATAATGTAATAGTGGAAGCAAGGGATCATGTAAAAACTTTTCACAAATTATTTTTCACACTTGATCCTGATGATAAAGTGATAAAACTAAATGTTACTAAGGCACTTTACCTAGCTGATGAAAGTGCTAAGCGTACTTATGACGACCTAAAGGAAAATGGATTTTATGCCAGTATTATTTCAGGAAATGTAAGTCAAACCATTACGGTAGACAGTGTAGCCATTAACATCGATGCTTATCCATATCAGTTTAAGTGTTACGGGAAGCAGAATATTATTCGTACTACGAGCATTGTAAACAGAACTCTTATCACAGAAGGCATTTTAAGGAATGTTTCGAGAAGTGATAACAATCCTCATGGATTTTTGATTGAGAGATTGACTACTCTTGAAAATCGAGATTTAAGTGTCGAAAATCGGAAATAA